A segment of the Streptomyces sp. Tu 2975 genome:
ACCTCTTCGCCGTACCGCACGTCCGCACCGGATGCCGTCGCGAGCTGTGCGGCCACCGCCCCGTAGTCGCAGATGCCGGTCGTCGCCACATGGATCGCGGCGAGCCCGCGGACCTCCGGCTCGTACTCACTGATCTGCGCCGGTCCCAGCTCGCGCACCGGAATGCCGTTCTCCCGGCCGCGCTGGACCAGGGCATGGAGCCGTGGGAGCTCGTCCTTGTCCGTCGCGACGATCAGCTTGCCGGTGACCTCGTGGCCGATGCCGTACTCCGCGCAGAACTTGACCATCTCCGCGGCGCCGCGCACGGCGAACCGGGCCTTCAGCGAACCGGGCCGGTAGTAGATCCCGCTGTGGATCACCCCGCTGTTGCGGCCTGTCTGGTGCCGGGCGGGGCCCTGTTCCTTCTCCAGGACCGTCACCCCGGTGCCCGGGGCCGAACGCGAGAGCGCGTACGCCGTCGACAGGCCGACGATGCCGCCGCCGACCACCAGCACATCGCAGTCGTAGTCATGCCCGGACGCCCTCACCGCGTCACCTCCCACCCCGATAGTGCACTGGCCCGCTGACAACGCGCTCAAACCGGTCGGCACGCGGGAGCGACGTCCGACTTCCGGGCGCGGGAGCTGCCGCACCTGTCCAGGGCGGTGCCGTCCGCGGCGTCAGGCAGGTGTCATGAGGAGCGGGCGGGCCCTCTCCCGCAGCTCCATGACCCGCGGCTCGTCGCCGTACGGCTCGAGCCGGTGCAGCAGGTCCCGTACGTACTCCGTGGTCCGCGCGGACGAGATCCGCCCCGCGACCTCCACCGCGCGGGTGCCCGCCGCGCAGGCCGCGTCCAGATTGCCTGATTCCAGCTCGGCCACCGCGGACACGACGAGGCGCAGTCCGTGCGAGCGCACGTACTCCTCCGTGGGGCGGGACAGCGCCTGCTCCGTGAAGCGCCGCACCTGCCGTGGCGCCTTCAGGTCGCGGTAGCACTCGGCCGCGTCCGCCGCGAATCTGTCGTACGAGTAGAAGCCCAGCCAGGAGGGGTCGCCGTCGCCCTCCCTCGACCTCTCCAGCCAGCCTTCCGCGGCCTTGAGCGCCGCGCCCGCGGCTGCCGCGTCGTTCGCCTTGGCATGGGCCCGGGCCTCCACCAGCCGGAAGAAGCTCATGGTGCGGGCGGTGGCGAGGCCCCGGTTGCGTTCCAGTGCCGCCTGGGCCAGGTCGACGCCCTCGTCGGCGAAGCCGCGGTACGTCGCCTGCAGCGACATGGAGGCGAGTACGTAGCCGCCCAGCGGCACATCGGCGGCGGCGCGGGCCAGACGCAGCGCCTGGATGTAGTAGCGCTGCGCGGCCTCCTGCTGTCCGGTGTCGAAGGCCATCCACCCGGCGAGCCTGGTCAGTTCGGCGGTCGCGCCGAACAGGGCCCGGCCCACTTCGTCCGAGTACGAGCCCAGGAGCAGGGGGGCCGCGTCGACACGCAGGCACTCGGGGACCATCGACGAACGCCAGTCCCCGCCCCCGTACTTGGAGTCCCAGCGGCGGGCGTCCTCCGCCGCCTCCCGGAGTTTCGCCACGTCGCTGTGGCCCACGCGGGCGGGCGTGTCGGCGGCGTCCGCGGTCTCCGGGCCGTCGGGAACCCCACCGGGCTCATGGGAACCGGCAGAGGGGTCGGAGGAGAAGGGCGAGCCGCCGGTGACGTCGAAGAGCCGCTCGACCGACGCGTCGGCCGGGGTTATCAGCCATCGGGACGCCGGCGTCGCGTAAGCGCTCACTGCGAACGATCCGGCCAGGGACTGCCAGATGCCCCCACCGCCGGCCCGGCGGCCCGCAAGATCCAGCCGGTACAGCTCGGTGGCCGATTTCACCGCCTCGCCGACATCCCGCGGGAACGCCAGACCCACCTCGGGTGCCGGGTCCGCGTCGGCCAGTCCGATCTCGTGGAGCGGCACCGGACGGCCCAGCTTGGCGCCGATGGCGGCCGCGATGAGATGGGGTGCGGCGCCCTGCGGCACCATGCCCTTGGACACCCACCGGGCCACCGACGTCTTGTCGTAGCGGAGGGTCAGACCACGCTGCGCGCCGAGGTCGTTGACCCGCCGCGCGAGGCCCGCGTTGCTGATTCCCGCGAGGGCGAGAACCGTGCCGAGCTTTTCGTTCGGCCCGCGTTGCTCCCTGGACATGCGCCACCCCTCGACACGCAGACGGCTGCCGCGCACGGCCCGCGCACGGCATTCGTGCTGGGTTCTCCCGGTTCGCAGCACCCCCCGTCCCGACCGGTCCCGGCTGCAAAATCGTGTGGCCGAGCCCTGCGGAATATGCGCGCCTGTGGAGAACAGCAGCAAACACAGCGTAGTTCGCCGCATCCCGACCGTTAAGGGGCCAACTTCCCTATGGCGGGATTGTTGTCCGTACGGGTGATCGCCCGTACGCCCTCGTGCTCCCGTCGTGTGGCCGTGCGCCCGTCCGTGCGCTCTGGCCGGTCGGAGGCGGGAGCGCTTCCATGAGTGCTGCGTGGGTCGGCCCGCTGCGTACTGGAACCAGCGGGCTGGGGGACACCGCCGCCTCAATCCCCGCGGGCGGCGGACAGGGCCCGGGAGGCGAACTGCGCCTCCCGGTCCGTGTGTTGCGGTCAAACTGCCACACTGACACGGCCCCTAAAATGGCTGAATGACGCCTGTCCGCCGGCCTCCCGCGAGGCTTGCCCGGACCTTGGGCGGCCTCGGAACCGGCTCCTGCACCGTCGGCAAATCGCCAACGCCGCCGCAGTGTTCCGTTTTTGCACGCGCTACCGGGAGCCCCTCGCGTGCGCCTCCTTCGTGGCAGCATGTTCCCGAACGGCTTCGGCGATGTCCGGCAATGTTGGGGAGGCGGCGATGCGGTGGCTGGTGGGGTGGAGCAGTATCGCCGCGAACTTCGGCACGGCGGGAGCCGTCGGAGCCTCGGCAGAGGGCCGCACCCTCCATCCCGTCGGGGCCCAACTCCTGTGGGGAGACCCGGACCCGCTGTGGGCCGTCGGGGACTGGCGGCCCGACGAGGTGCGCATCATCACCGCCGAACCGCACCAACGGCCCTACGCCACCCCGGGCAACGGCCAGGCGCCCACCGTGACGCGGCTCGCCGTCCTCGGCTGCTGCGCCGCCAGCGACGAACAGCTGCGGGTCGGACTGTTCGCGGCGCGCGGCGGCGCACTGAGGCATTTGACCGCATGGGCGGGCAGCTACACCGTCGTCGTCCAGGTCGGCCGACGCATCACCGTCGTCGGTGACCTCGCCGGCGCCCGTCCCGTCTTCTACACGCCGTGGGCGAACGGCACTGCGTACGCGACCGCCGCCCTCCCGCTGGCCGACCTCATCGAGGCCCAGCTCGACATCGGACACCTGGCCGCCCTGCTCGCCTGCCCCGAGTCGCCGGAGGCGCTGCGGGACTCGACCCCGTACGCCGGGGTCAAACGCATCCCGCCCGGCCACGCGCTGATCCTTCGGGAGGGCTCACGGGAGATCACCGGTTACGAACCGGTCGCCTCACTCGCCGTCGCCGCCCCGCAGGTCGAGGCCGACCGTGCCATCGACGGTGTACGCGACGCGCTCGTCGAGGCCGTACGCGCCCGGCTGACAGCACCCCGGCACGCACCCGAGACGGCGCCACCGGACCCGGGGCCCGTCCCCGGGATGGGCCCCGCCGAACGCCGCGCGGCCCGTGGCGCGCCGACGCCCGGGATCGGCGCCGACCTTTCCGGGGGCAGCGCCTCCAGCACCCTCGCTCTCCTCGCGGCCGGGCTGCCCGGCGTACCCGGCACGGTCCTCGGACACGGCACCGGCGCCGGCGAACGGCTGCTCGCCGTCACCTTCAACGACCTGGCCACCAGCGGACACGAGCTGCGCGAACCCGAGCTGGAACGGGCCCGCCTCATCGCCGCCAACCCTCGGCTGCACCATGTCGTGGTCGCCGCCGGCGAAGAGGCCCTGCCGTACGCGAATCTCGACTCCGGTCCCCTGACCGACGAGCCCGCGCCGTCCTTGGTGACCGCGGAACGTCACCGGGGGCGGCTGGCCGCCGGCAGCGCCGACCACTTCACCGGAGCGGGCGCCCGGCAGGTGCTGGACGCGCATCCGGCGCGGTTGGCGGACCTGCTGCTGGACCGGCGCAGACGCCACCTGCTGCGGCCGGTCACCGCCCTGGCCCGCTCCGAACGGCCCTCCCCGCAGTCCCTGTTCGTCCCACTCACGGTCTACCGGGCGGCCCGCAGACTGGCCCGTACGCCCTATCGCACCGGCCTCGAGGCGGCCGCCGGCGACCTGCTCCTCGCCAACCGTCCGGGTCCCGCCCTGCGCAACGGCGCGGTGGGCGCGTCACTGGCGGCGCTGGCGTGGTCCCGACCGGGGCCCGCGGCGCGCTGGCTCACCGGGGAGGCGCTCGCTGAAGTATCGGTTCGGCTGACGGAGGCGGCGACGAGGCCCACCTCGGTCCAACGGCCCGGCGAGACACGGGCACGGGCGGCACTCGCCCGCCATGCCTTCGACCACCGGATCCTGGAACAGGCCGCGGAGGTACGCAGCCAGCGTCTCCACGCCCCCTACTTGGACAACCAGGTCGTACGGGCCTGCCGGGACCTGCCGGAATCGCTCCGCGTCCAGCCGGGAGCACGGGCCGCCGTACTGCGCACGGTCCTCGCCGGCACCGGCATCCACGATCTGCCGCCCGGCTGGGGCTCTCCGACGCACGCCTCGTCCGCGGCAGCGGCCCGCACGGGTCTCCGGTCGGCGCTGCCGCACCTGATCGCCCTCTTCGACGCCCCGCTGCTCGCGGACGCGGGCCTCATCGAGGCACGGGTCGTCCGCGGGGCGCTCCGGGCGGCGGCCGAGGGCGAGCCCGTGCCTCTGGACGGGCTGGCGGACCTGGTCTCGACGGAACTGTGGCTGCGGAGGCTGCTTTCGCGCCGGGGCACGTGCTGGACGGGTACGGCGGCGCCACGGCAGCGCGCGGTGGCGGGCGGGGTGCCGCGACGGCCGACGCTGCAGTCGTAGCCATCGGGCGGCGTGGCGGTTGCGGCGGGCTCAGCGGCCACACCCCGCAGCGGCACCCCTCTCTGCCCGGCCTACTCGCACGTGATGCGTGACTCCGCCCAGTCCGCCAACGCCACATGGTCCCTGGGTGTCTCCGGGTCCGCCACCAGGCGGATGGTGCTGCGGCCGGTGAGCGGCACATGGACGGGGACCGGCGGTTCGCCGCTGCGGACGACGGGGGAGCTCCACAGCCGCGTCCCGTCCCCGTACACCGAGAAGCGCACCGCGCCCAGGCCCAGGCCGCGCGTCAGGTCGTCGATGCCGACGAACGCTTCGTACGTGGTGCACCGGCGGTTGAGGTCGATGGTGATGGAGGACATGGCGTGCACGGTCGCCCCGTGCGCGTACCGGGTGCCGCCGACGGACATGCCCGATCGCCGCCAGAGCCAGCTGCTCTCGCCCAGCCGGACCTCCGGGCCCGTGTGGTCGCCGAAGGTCCCGTAATTCAGGCGGCTCACCTGATAGACGGCGGGCGCGGGCCGCGGCGGCGGCGGGGGCGTGGGAGTGGGTGTGGGCGACGGCGTGGGCGTCTGCGTGGGCGACGGCGCAGGCTTGGGGCTCGGCTTCGGCGGAGTGGGCTTCGAGGGCGCCGAAGTGGGCTCCGGCGCGGTCACAGGCTCGACGACCGGCAACGGCGGCGGCGGATTCGGAGCGGGCGGTGCCGGGGTCTCCGGCCGGGACGCGGGCGGCGGTACGACGGGCTGGGCGACCGGCGGCTCAGCCACCGGATCAGGGACCGGCTCCGGGGCACCGGAGAGGGCCCAGACCAGGCCCGCGGCCGCGACCGCCGCGACGGCGGCCGCGATGCCCACCTTCGCCGGTGCACCGAGTCCTTCGGCAGCGGCACCGCCCGAGGCGCCGCCCGTGGCACCCCCGGTGGCGGCCGCCGCCGCTCCGGCTCCTGCGGCGCCCGCGGCGCCGCCCGCCACGATGCCTGCGGCCTTGAGGGAATACCCCGCTGCGAACCAGCCGATCAGCGCAACGGGCAGCAGCGCCGGGATGCCCGCGTTGACATGGGCCAGCTCGCCTGCGGCGAGCCGGCACTTGACGCACTCGTCCAGGTGCTTGCGAAGTCCGCGCTCGGCCCGCATCCGCAGACCTCCGCGGGCGTAGGCGCCGAGCCGGTCCGCGTACCGCGCGCAGTCGCCGCCCGTGGTGAGCGCGGTGCTCACATGGGCCTGGAGGTAGGCCTGCTTGAGGCCCTCGCGCGCCCGGCTCGCGAGCACCGCGGTCGCGTTGGCGGTCAGACCGAAGAGCGGTGCGACGTCGCTCGGCGACTCCTCCTCCACGGTGGTGTGCCACAGCACCGCCTGCCAGCGCTCCGGCAGTGACCGGAACGCCTGCATCGCGAGGGACCGCTCCGCCTCGTGCATCGCGCGGACGTCCGCGCCGAGGTCGAGGGTGTCCTCGTTCCGCGCGTCCGCCCTGCGGGCCGCCTCCGTGGCGAACGCCGCGAAGTCGTCGACCAGTTGCTCCCGCTTGGCGGTCTTCATCCAGTTCGCGGCGACGCGCCGGACCGTGGTGAGCAGGTAGGCCCGTACGGCGTGCTCCGGCCCGGCGCCGCCGCGCACCGCTTGCAGCGTCCGGGCGAACACCTCGGCGGTCAGGTCCTCAGCGGTGTCGGTGTCCCGGCAGCAGGTGCGGGCATAGCGCCGGACGGCGTCCGCGTGGCGGCGGAACAGCTCTTCGTAGGCGCTGTCGTCGCCGTCCCGCATGCGCAGAATCAATTCTGCGTCTGCCGGGGGCAGTTCGCGGGGCGGAGGCAGCACCGAGTGGTGGCTGCCGGGCTCCCGCTGCTGCGGCACAGCGTAGTGGTCCTGAGACTCGGCGGGCTCGGCGGACAGTGTCCTGGACACGTCCGGCTCGCCGTCGGTTCCCCGACCCGCCGGGCCGGCCGACCCCGTGCCGCCCGAGTAACCACCCCGACCGCCCTGGCTCGGCACCTGGGAGGCGGACAGTTCGTCCGCCTCCGGCCCGGCCGCACCGCTCCGTGTCTCGTCCCGCCCGTCACCGCTCATCGCGGAAGCCCCCGTAAGCACCTACAGACCCGAACACCGGGCAAGCGTGCCACACAGCGGCCCTACGCCGAACCCTCCCGTACGGCAACCACCCGTCCGGGGAAACTTCCACGGATCCGGTCCCTCCGCATCACCCGTGAGAGGCGCACTGCGGCGGGCGTACGGACACGGCGCGTTGACGTGCGGGAAGGTGCGCGATCACACCGCCCGGGGGCGCAGGCCCTCGAGCAGAATGTCCAGCAGGCGTGCCGAGGCCGCCTCCTGCTGTGCGGCGTCGGGCAGCGAGGGCGCTGCGGTGGCTATCACCAGCAGCACGTCCGCCACGGTCACATCGCCCCGAAGCTCTCCCGCCGCACGGGCCCGCTCGACGAGCCGGCCCACCACCTCCAGCAGCTCCGCCGCGCCACTGTCGTCCTGCTCCTCCGCCGGTATCGGCCGTGGCGCCACCACACGCAGCCCGGGCTGAGCCGCCGCCCGCTGCTGAGGCACCCGGGTGTCGTCCAGCGGCTCGGTGTCGGTGACGAGGGTCAGCTCGTCACCGTCGACGCCGACGCGCAGCACCTGCGGTGGCAGCAGGCGACCGGCGCCGGACGCCACCGAGGTGCGCAGGAAACGCGCGAGCGCCGACCACGGTTCTTCCTCCTGGCCGAGCGCGGTGCGTGCCTGCTCGGTCAGCCGTGATGTCTCCTCCTCGGCTATGCGGCGCACCAGGACGTCCTTGCTGGGAAAACGGCGGTACACCGTCCCCACGCCGACCCTGGCACGCCGGGCGACGTCCTCCATCGGCGCGCCGTAACCGAGCTCGCCGAACACTTCGCGCGCCGCCCGCAACACGTGCTCGAGATTGCGCTGCGCGTCCACCCGCAGCGGTGCGGAGCGGCTGGTCCCGCCCGATCCCGCGCGGCCACTCCCATTGCCGTCCGCCGCCGATGCGGGCGCGACGGCAGTCTGCCAATGCGAATCCTGAATATGCATGAGCGTTCCCCCGGTCATGTCGTCTCCCCCCGGAGACCTCCCCGCTGTCCGCCGGGCATGTCGTGACCCGACACCCCGACCGGGTACGAACATAGTTGAGCCCGAGTCAATTCAGAAGGGGGTACTTCCGCACGGAGCGCCCCCCGATCGGAGCAAGGGCCGGAAGGTTCCCTATTACGCCCCGGGCCCTCGACCCGCCCGCCATGTCTGACCTGCGTGGCTTCCTTTTTGCCCCGAGCTGGGCACGGGCCCGCCGGAAGCCGCCTTCCGGTCACACAATTTGCCGGGCCTGTGGACAAACTCCCGAGGTCGTTGCCTCATGGGATGGTGAAGGCTGCAAACACCCGGGGCACGACCCCCGACACCCCGCCGCGCAAACGCATTCTCGTCGTCGGCGGCGGCTACGTCGGGATGTACACCGCGCTGCGCCTCCAGCGGAAGCTCAAGCCCGAGCTGGCGCGTGGCGAGATGGAAATCGTCGTGGTCACGCCCGACCCCTATATGACGTATCAGCCGTTCCTTCCGGAGGCCGCGGCCGGTTCCATCTCCCCCCGCCATGTCGTGGTCCCCCTCCGCCGCGTCCTCGGCAGATGCACGATCGTCATCGGCGAGGCCAAGGCCGTCGACCACGCGAAGCGCACGGCGACGGTCAGCACGCTCGCGACCGAGGAGGAGGGCGCCGGCGCCGTCGAGATCACCTACGACGAGCTCGTCATCGCGCCCGGGTCCATCTCCCGCACCCTTCCGGTACCCGGCCTCGCCGACTTCGGCATCGGTTTCAAGACGGTCGAGGAGGCGATCGGCCTGCGCAACCACGTCATCGAACAGATGGACATCGCCTCGTCGACCCGGGATCCGGCCATCCGCGACGCCGCCCTGACCTACGTCTTCGTCGGCGGCGGCTACGCGGGCGTCGAAGCCCTCGCCGAGCTCGAGGACATGGCCCGTTACACCTCCCGCTACTACCACAACATCAAGCCGGAGGACCTGAAGTGGATCCTCGTCGAGGCCCAGGGACGCATCCTTCCCGAGGTCGGCGAGCAGATGGGCAGGTACGCCGTGCGGGAGCTGCGCGCCCGCAACATCGACGTACGCCTGGAGACGCGCCTCGACTCCTGCGAGGACCGTGTCGCCGTCCTGAGCGACGGTTCCCGCTTCCCCACCCGGACGCTGGTGTGGACGGCCGGCGTCAAACCCGCCCCGGTCCTCGCCGCCACCGACCTGCCCCTGAACGGGAGGGGACGGCTCAAGTGCACCGCCCGTCTCTCCGTCGAAGGCGTCGACCACGCCTGGGCCGCCGGTGACGCCGCGGCCGTCCCGGACCTGACGTCCGACAAGCCCGGGGCCGAGTGCGCGCCCAACGCGCAGCACGCCGTGCGCCAGACCAAGGTGCTCGCGGAGAACATCGTGGCCTCGCTGCGCGGCGCGCCCACACAGGACTACGCGCACAAATACGCGGGATCGGTCGCGTCCCTCGGCCTGCACAAGGGCGTCGCGCACGTCTACGGGCGCAAGCTGAAGGGCTATCCGGCCTGGCTGATGCACCGGGCCTACCACCTCAGCCGGGTGCCGACCTTCAACCGCAAGGCACGAGTGTTGGCCGAATGGACCCTCTCCGGGCTCTTCAAGCGTGAGATCGTCTCTCTCGGCTCGCTGGAACACCCGCGCGCCGAGTTCGAACTCGCGGCGGGAGGCGGACGACCGGCGAGCGGCTCGAAGGAGCAGCCGCCCGCCGGCCAGAAGGAAGGGCCCACGGAGCAGTCGGCCGACGGATCACCCGACGGTCCCCACGGGACCTGACGGCGGTTCGGCAACTCGGGAAAGACGACTGTCAGTCCGGTCGGCCACACTTGACGTGTGACCATAGGTGGGCTCACACCTGCACAGAGTGACCCTTGGCGACGATCCCATTGAGGCTAGAAAGTCAGTGAACTTCACGCGTTGGAGCGCCAGGCTCCCCGGTACGCAGCGCCGCGCCGCGGCGCGGGGAACCGACCGAGGGCTCTCCCCGGCGCAGCGGTCCGAGGGCTCCGTGCCCGCGGCCCGCGGCGAGTACGGTCACTCCGAGCCCCCGCCCGACGTCCCGGCGCTGGAAGACTTCTCCGTACCGGAGATGCTCGGCCGCCTGCCCGCCCTGGTCGCGCTGGTCTACGGCCCCGAGCACCGGATCGCCTATGTGAACGACGCCTATGTCGCCGCCTTCGGGCCGCGGCCGGCCGGAGCGAGTGTCGCCGACGTGTGCCCCGAGCTCGTGGAGCTGGGTCTGCTGCCGCTGATGGACCAGGTGCTGCGCAGCGGCAAGCCGCGCACGGTCAAGTCCCGCAGGATCCAGGGCAGCGGGGAGTCGGCCCGTCGGGGCGAGGGGTCGTACACGATCACCTGCCTGCCCGCGGAGCGTGCGGACGGCAGCAAGGAGACCGAGGGCGTGCTCGTCTTCGCGGCCGACGTCACCGACCACGCGGAGGCGGCGGAGCGGCTGCGGGCCAGCGAGCGCCGCCATCGCGAGACGGCCGTGACGCTTCAGCGCTCGCTGCTCCCGCAGGAACTGGAACAGCCCGACGACCTCCGCTTCGCCGTCACCTATCAGCCCGGCGGCATCGACGCCGCGGTCGGCGGCGACTGGTACGACGTGATCACGCTCGGCGCGGGACGCACGGCGCTGGTCATCGGCGACGTGATGGGCCGCGGCGTGCGCGCTGCCGCCGTCATGGGCCAGCTGCGTACCGCCGTCCGCGCCTACGCCCGCCTCGACCTTCCGCCGCACGAGGTCCTCCAGCTGCTGGACGGCCTGGCCTCCGAGATCGACGCCAGCCAGATCGCCACCTGTGTGTACGCCGTCCACGACCCGAACGAGGGCCGGCTCGTCTACGCCTCAGCCGGCCATCTGCCGATCCTCGTGCGCGACGAGGACGGCACGGTCCACAAGGCGGCGGAACCGACCGGGCCGCCGCTCGGCACCGGCGGCTGGCTGCACACCTCCGGCGCCATCGACCTGCCGCCCGGTTCCACCGCCGTCCTCTACACGGACGGTCTGGTGGAACGCCGTGGCGAGGACATCGACGAAGGGGTGGCCGCGCTGGAGCGCGCGTTGTCCGGGGCGACCGGCAGCCCTCAGGTGGTCTGCGACCGGCTGATCCGTTCCCTGGGAGTCACCGCGGAGCACGACGACGACGTCGCCGTGCTCGTGCTCCAGCACCCGACGCGGAAGGGGGCGGACGCCGAGCTCTTCCACAACGCCGCCCTGGATCTGCTCGGCGGCATCGAGGCGGCGCCGCGTGCCCGGGCCTTCGCGTCAGGGGTGCTCGCGTCGTGGCGGTTCTCGCCGGAGCTGCACGACCTCGGTGTGCTGGCCGTCAGTGAACTGGTCGCCAATTCTCTCCAGCACGGCACCCCGCCCATGCGGCTGAGACTCCGCCGCACCGACCGCCGTCTGATCGTCGAGGTGACGGACGGGGACGACCATCTGCCGCGCCGCCGCCGCGCCGAGACGGAGGACGAGGCGGGCCGCGGGATCTCCATCATCGCGACGATCGCCTCGTCCTGGGGGAGCCGCCGCACCCCGGGCGGCGGCAAAGCGGTCTGGTGCGAGTTCGCCCTGCCGCGCTGAAGCCGCCCGGCCTCAGCGGGCGGGGGCGACCGCTTCCTCGGGCTTGTGCACGGCGACCACGCGGGTCCTCGCCGCGAGCGAGGGCAGGTCCTGCACCGGGGTGAGCCGCTTGCCCAGGCGCAGCGCCAGCACCGTGACCGAGAGCGAGAACAGTACGAAGGTCACGATGTACGGGCCGTGCAGCGCGGCGCCCATCGGCCCGCCGACGGCCGGGCCGACCGCCAGGGCGAGCTGCTTGACCAGGGCGAAGGCCGAGTTGTACTGCCCGACCATGGCCTCCGGCGCGAGGTCCGCGACCAGCGGCGCCACGGTCGGCGAGAGCATCGCCTCGCCGAGGCCGAACAGCGCGTACGTCGAGATGAACGCGGCCGTCGCCATGGCCTGGCTGCCGTGTCCGAGGCCCGCGTAGCCGGCCGCCAGCCATGCCACGGCCCAGATGAGCCCGACCGAGGCGATGACCCTGCTGCGCCTGCGCCGCTCCACGAACCTCAGCACAAGGAACTGCGCGAGCACGATGACCGCGGTGTTGGCCGCGAGGGCCGTGCCGAGGGTCGCGGGCTGGATACCGGCGGCCTCGGTGCCGTATGCGGCGAGACCCGACTCGAACTGGCCGTAGCAGGCGAAGAAGAGGACGAAGCCCAGGACGAGCAACTGCACCATGGCCCGGTGGCCGAGCAGCGCGCGCAGGCCGCCCCTGGCACCGGCCTCCGTGCCGGAGGGACGCGAGTCGTGGAGCGTCGGGGAGTGGGGGAGCCGCACGGTCAGGGCGATCGCCGCGAGCACGAGGAACATGGCCGCCTCGATGCCGAACAGCAGGGTGAAGCTCGACGGCCGGCTCTCGTCGACGATGTGTCCGCCGATCAGGCCGCCGACGCCGAGGCCCAGGTTCTGCAGGAAGAACTGTGTGGCGAAGGCACGGGTGCGGGTCGCCGTCTCCGAGCACCAGACGATCATCGTGGCGAGCGCAGGCTGCATCACGGCGGTACCGGCGCCGAGCAGCGCGGCCGACAGTACGACTGTCGGGATGCTGTCGGAGAGTCCCATGCCGACGGCTCCCGCGGAGGCGAGCACGGCGGCGGCCACCAGTACAGGCAGCGGCCCCCGGCGGTCGATGATCCGCCCGGTGAAGGGCAGAGCGACGAGCGCGGCCATCGCGAAGACCGCCAGCACGGCACCCGCCGTGCTCGCGCCCAGCTCGCGCACCTGCGCCACATAGACGTAGAGGTACGGAACGGTGAAGCCGAGCCCGAACGCGCTCAGCACGTTCCCCGCCTGGATCCGGCGCATCGCTGCACCCTTCGCCTTGGTCACACTCACCTGCTTCTGGTCGGGAAGCCCGTCGAGTCCGGAGGACTGAACTCTGAAGACTTCAACGCTAAACTTCAACACTGAAGAGTACACATCGAAGGACTTCAATGCCAATGAG
Coding sequences within it:
- a CDS encoding MFS transporter translates to MSREQRGPNEKLGTVLALAGISNAGLARRVNDLGAQRGLTLRYDKTSVARWVSKGMVPQGAAPHLIAAAIGAKLGRPVPLHEIGLADADPAPEVGLAFPRDVGEAVKSATELYRLDLAGRRAGGGGIWQSLAGSFAVSAYATPASRWLITPADASVERLFDVTGGSPFSSDPSAGSHEPGGVPDGPETADAADTPARVGHSDVAKLREAAEDARRWDSKYGGGDWRSSMVPECLRVDAAPLLLGSYSDEVGRALFGATAELTRLAGWMAFDTGQQEAAQRYYIQALRLARAAADVPLGGYVLASMSLQATYRGFADEGVDLAQAALERNRGLATARTMSFFRLVEARAHAKANDAAAAGAALKAAEGWLERSREGDGDPSWLGFYSYDRFAADAAECYRDLKAPRQVRRFTEQALSRPTEEYVRSHGLRLVVSAVAELESGNLDAACAAGTRAVEVAGRISSARTTEYVRDLLHRLEPYGDEPRVMELRERARPLLMTPA
- a CDS encoding asparagine synthase-related protein; this encodes MRWLVGWSSIAANFGTAGAVGASAEGRTLHPVGAQLLWGDPDPLWAVGDWRPDEVRIITAEPHQRPYATPGNGQAPTVTRLAVLGCCAASDEQLRVGLFAARGGALRHLTAWAGSYTVVVQVGRRITVVGDLAGARPVFYTPWANGTAYATAALPLADLIEAQLDIGHLAALLACPESPEALRDSTPYAGVKRIPPGHALILREGSREITGYEPVASLAVAAPQVEADRAIDGVRDALVEAVRARLTAPRHAPETAPPDPGPVPGMGPAERRAARGAPTPGIGADLSGGSASSTLALLAAGLPGVPGTVLGHGTGAGERLLAVTFNDLATSGHELREPELERARLIAANPRLHHVVVAAGEEALPYANLDSGPLTDEPAPSLVTAERHRGRLAAGSADHFTGAGARQVLDAHPARLADLLLDRRRRHLLRPVTALARSERPSPQSLFVPLTVYRAARRLARTPYRTGLEAAAGDLLLANRPGPALRNGAVGASLAALAWSRPGPAARWLTGEALAEVSVRLTEAATRPTSVQRPGETRARAALARHAFDHRILEQAAEVRSQRLHAPYLDNQVVRACRDLPESLRVQPGARAAVLRTVLAGTGIHDLPPGWGSPTHASSAAAARTGLRSALPHLIALFDAPLLADAGLIEARVVRGALRAAAEGEPVPLDGLADLVSTELWLRRLLSRRGTCWTGTAAPRQRAVAGGVPRRPTLQS
- a CDS encoding sigma-70 family RNA polymerase sigma factor, translated to MSGDGRDETRSGAAGPEADELSASQVPSQGGRGGYSGGTGSAGPAGRGTDGEPDVSRTLSAEPAESQDHYAVPQQREPGSHHSVLPPPRELPPADAELILRMRDGDDSAYEELFRRHADAVRRYARTCCRDTDTAEDLTAEVFARTLQAVRGGAGPEHAVRAYLLTTVRRVAANWMKTAKREQLVDDFAAFATEAARRADARNEDTLDLGADVRAMHEAERSLAMQAFRSLPERWQAVLWHTTVEEESPSDVAPLFGLTANATAVLASRAREGLKQAYLQAHVSTALTTGGDCARYADRLGAYARGGLRMRAERGLRKHLDECVKCRLAAGELAHVNAGIPALLPVALIGWFAAGYSLKAAGIVAGGAAGAAGAGAAAAATGGATGGASGGAAAEGLGAPAKVGIAAAVAAVAAAGLVWALSGAPEPVPDPVAEPPVAQPVVPPPASRPETPAPPAPNPPPPLPVVEPVTAPEPTSAPSKPTPPKPSPKPAPSPTQTPTPSPTPTPTPPPPPRPAPAVYQVSRLNYGTFGDHTGPEVRLGESSWLWRRSGMSVGGTRYAHGATVHAMSSITIDLNRRCTTYEAFVGIDDLTRGLGLGAVRFSVYGDGTRLWSSPVVRSGEPPVPVHVPLTGRSTIRLVADPETPRDHVALADWAESRITCE
- a CDS encoding helix-turn-helix domain-containing protein; this encodes MHIQDSHWQTAVAPASAADGNGSGRAGSGGTSRSAPLRVDAQRNLEHVLRAAREVFGELGYGAPMEDVARRARVGVGTVYRRFPSKDVLVRRIAEEETSRLTEQARTALGQEEEPWSALARFLRTSVASGAGRLLPPQVLRVGVDGDELTLVTDTEPLDDTRVPQQRAAAQPGLRVVAPRPIPAEEQDDSGAAELLEVVGRLVERARAAGELRGDVTVADVLLVIATAAPSLPDAAQQEAASARLLDILLEGLRPRAV
- a CDS encoding NAD(P)/FAD-dependent oxidoreductase, with amino-acid sequence MVKAANTRGTTPDTPPRKRILVVGGGYVGMYTALRLQRKLKPELARGEMEIVVVTPDPYMTYQPFLPEAAAGSISPRHVVVPLRRVLGRCTIVIGEAKAVDHAKRTATVSTLATEEEGAGAVEITYDELVIAPGSISRTLPVPGLADFGIGFKTVEEAIGLRNHVIEQMDIASSTRDPAIRDAALTYVFVGGGYAGVEALAELEDMARYTSRYYHNIKPEDLKWILVEAQGRILPEVGEQMGRYAVRELRARNIDVRLETRLDSCEDRVAVLSDGSRFPTRTLVWTAGVKPAPVLAATDLPLNGRGRLKCTARLSVEGVDHAWAAGDAAAVPDLTSDKPGAECAPNAQHAVRQTKVLAENIVASLRGAPTQDYAHKYAGSVASLGLHKGVAHVYGRKLKGYPAWLMHRAYHLSRVPTFNRKARVLAEWTLSGLFKREIVSLGSLEHPRAEFELAAGGGRPASGSKEQPPAGQKEGPTEQSADGSPDGPHGT